Genomic window (Oryza sativa Japonica Group chromosome 3, ASM3414082v1):
GGACATGTATGCAGGGAGGTCAGATAGAGTAGTACAGTACACAAGAGCATATCGATCATATGATGAGTCGCTCCAGCCACATGTGAacccggccggccggcctgcAATCTAGCCATCTGTTATCTATCCATGCATcgatgtatgtatgtatgtatgatgAGCAAAACAGCTAGCTAGATGTTTGCATCAACCATATATTTGTCATGGTCCTTGGTGGAAGTAGCTATAAATACGGCCGATGGAGGAGGGCACAAAAGGGGCAGTAGCAAGCAAGCAAAGCTAATATACATAAATTGATCCAGGGATCGATCGAAATTAATGGCGggcaggagcaggaggaggtCGTTTTGGTCCGTGGGCGTTGCGGCTGCTCTGCTTTGTCTGCTGGCCGCCCATGGCTGCAGCGCCAAGCATCACAAGCCCAAGCCTACTCCCGGTGGCATCAGTGGCaatgcttcttcttcctcctccaattCCAGCACCCCCAGTATTCCTCCTCCTGTTGCCCCTACTCCTACTGCTCCTACTCCTCCTATTCCCAGCCCCGGAACTGGAAGCAGCAACGGcagcagtggcggtggcggcggcgggtggctgAACGCCCGTGCGACCTGGTACGGCGCTCCCAACGGCGCTGGGCCggacgacaacggcggcgcgtGTGGGTTCAAGAATGTGAACCTGCCGCCCTTCTCGGCCATGACTTCCTGCGGAAATGAGCCTCTCTTCAAGGACGGCAAGGGATGCGGCTCCTGCTACCAGGTACGTACAGTACACAATTAATCTCGATCGATCTATCTTCTTGtctgaattatatatattcattcattcattctcaGCCAGCCAATTCAAATAATTCTCTTCTCATCGATGGATGCGGTAGCTAGCTCTAGTGTGCAGGTCGATGAGCCCGTGACACATATGTACTGATCGATGCATGGACTGAGTGGctgtaaattaaattaaatggaTGGATGTGATGCAGATCCGATGCGTGGGGCACCCAGCCTGCTCGGGGCTCCCGGAGACGGTGATCATCACGGACATGAACTACTACCCAGTGTCGCTGTACCACTTCGACCTCAGCGGCACGGCGTTCGGCGCCATGGCCAAGGACAACCGCAACGACGAGCTCCGCCACGCCGGCATCATCGACATCCAGTTCAGGAGGTACCATCTAACCGCAATAACCAACTTAACTGCATGCCCTCCCTGGTCGGGACTCGGGACCCGACCCACCCCACTAGTACTTAATTTTCTTTACTGTAACGAACAACGAAGACATGCTCTCTGCTGGGGCCCACAACAAACAACCAACCACTACCACTAAC
Coding sequences:
- the LOC4331300 gene encoding expansin-B7 precursor: MAGRSRRRSFWSVGVAAALLCLLAAHGCSAKHHKPKPTPGGISGNASSSSSNSSTPSIPPPVAPTPTAPTPPIPSPGTGSSNGSSGGGGGGWLNARATWYGAPNGAGPDDNGGACGFKNVNLPPFSAMTSCGNEPLFKDGKGCGSCYQIRCVGHPACSGLPETVIITDMNYYPVSLYHFDLSGTAFGAMAKDNRNDELRHAGIIDIQFRRVPCQYPGLTVTFHVEQGSNPVYMAILVEYENGDGDVVQVDLMESRYSTGGVDGTPTGVWTPMRESWGSIWRLDTNHPLQGPFSLRITNESGKTLIADQVIPADWQPNTVYSSIVQFD